One Edaphobacter flagellatus genomic region harbors:
- a CDS encoding Ig-like domain repeat protein, with product MVTRRFVHRRVPAFFPSLAMALLLIGMMTPFLHAQRQLVAARTISSIEQGTDVVDAGVLPVSQPMRLTLRLAPTPERAAALDQLLANQTKVGSSEYHHWITPQQFASSYGVTDDQLAATTAWLASQGLSVDAVSPAKMRIVVSGTADRVQRAFSVSLRSYLVSGTQRYASTNLPSMPLAVSSTVAAVSGLDDMPASAKTRVAAISSAGVTTILSSDASDPLDAAASAIDANTSPILTLTTSDCTATQTAAEYEAYRALFRQASAQGITVVTSSACDQTAATQTANLADATAIVTAPVSAVTPEDARPAWQAAPGLPNDALRHTPDLTASSVEDFTKALTTIEQQSDGRQGNINATLYSLASTPDLYTQTDGANGTWESSTGLGNVDLKTLVKVFPKATGAISTTTALTADQYAVGYGTPITLKATITPSSYATANPTGTVTFTSAQGTIGSSQLSNGTASFTVSNLDVGTYSVTATYSGDSSYAGSASTSNVVITVSIVNATLTAVISPQQNVPYGSTATITATVALPNSSGSPSGTVSAQIQGITGSVYSATLSPNPGGNTATANINIDAPSPQTNAYTVQVTCAGNQDFQCQSPKNLTFTTTKGNTTTTLSLSPSAPLAGQPVTLTAVINNNGNGKLTYSFSGNVSFYDNGKLIATAAVATNQATTSQALSGNVQHSIVAKYSGDSNWNTSTSSPQSVQPILLPATLTLTSNTAKSLAGVNLILTATVYTTATNSVGPTGNVVFYDTFNGSVVQLGTATAVTPNGPNQSIAVFSTTGLLAGSHSIYAIYNGDANFNAATSSTLPITIADFTLTKVPQTLTLKAGQSGKAVMLLGMVGGFNGTVTFGCTPPPNTETTCSFSPITLTGGGSTTLQITTTAATTITQTSKNQRPDSQWNLIGGTALAALLWIGIPRRRAGWSKLLLLLAAVAVTANFGCGTGKTSSGSGGGGGGTITDPGTPLGTLTFTITTAGSDGVNTVRHTDQYQVTVQ from the coding sequence ATGGTTACGCGTCGCTTTGTCCATCGCCGAGTCCCTGCTTTTTTCCCGTCGCTTGCGATGGCACTTCTGCTTATTGGCATGATGACGCCGTTTCTGCACGCGCAGCGCCAGCTTGTGGCCGCACGTACGATTAGCTCCATAGAGCAGGGAACGGATGTTGTGGATGCTGGTGTTCTCCCTGTCTCGCAGCCGATGCGGCTTACCCTGCGGCTTGCGCCAACGCCAGAGCGCGCAGCGGCGCTCGACCAGCTTCTAGCGAATCAGACCAAGGTTGGCAGCTCCGAGTACCATCATTGGATTACTCCGCAGCAGTTTGCCTCCAGCTATGGCGTCACCGACGATCAGCTTGCAGCGACGACTGCCTGGCTTGCATCGCAGGGACTGTCGGTTGATGCAGTCTCTCCTGCCAAAATGCGCATTGTGGTTTCCGGCACTGCGGATCGCGTGCAGCGGGCGTTTTCGGTCTCGCTTCGCAGCTATCTGGTCTCGGGTACCCAGCGATACGCGAGTACAAACCTTCCGTCGATGCCATTGGCCGTCTCTTCCACGGTAGCTGCTGTCTCGGGGTTGGACGATATGCCTGCGAGTGCGAAGACACGTGTCGCGGCGATCTCGTCCGCTGGTGTGACGACGATACTTTCCAGCGATGCTTCTGATCCGCTTGATGCGGCGGCGTCAGCGATTGATGCCAACACCTCTCCGATTCTCACGCTGACGACAAGCGACTGTACGGCAACACAGACTGCCGCCGAGTACGAAGCCTATCGCGCGCTGTTTCGTCAGGCCAGTGCTCAGGGCATCACCGTCGTCACGTCAAGCGCATGTGATCAGACTGCCGCCACGCAGACGGCAAATCTCGCGGATGCGACGGCGATCGTCACCGCTCCCGTCAGTGCGGTCACTCCCGAGGATGCCCGTCCGGCATGGCAAGCAGCACCTGGCCTGCCGAACGATGCTCTCCGGCACACGCCTGACCTGACGGCAAGTTCGGTTGAAGACTTCACGAAGGCGCTGACGACCATCGAGCAGCAGAGCGATGGCAGGCAGGGAAACATCAATGCCACGCTTTACTCGCTTGCATCGACACCGGATCTCTACACCCAAACGGACGGCGCAAACGGTACATGGGAGTCTTCCACCGGCCTTGGAAACGTTGACCTGAAGACTCTCGTCAAGGTCTTTCCAAAGGCCACAGGTGCAATCAGCACAACGACAGCATTGACGGCAGATCAGTATGCCGTTGGCTATGGCACGCCGATCACATTGAAGGCAACGATCACGCCGTCGTCCTACGCAACCGCAAACCCAACCGGAACGGTTACGTTTACCAGCGCGCAGGGCACAATCGGATCCTCGCAATTGAGCAACGGCACGGCGAGCTTTACGGTGAGTAATCTCGATGTGGGCACTTATTCCGTGACCGCGACCTATTCGGGAGACTCAAGCTATGCCGGCAGCGCCAGCACAAGTAATGTTGTTATCACCGTCAGCATTGTGAATGCGACTCTGACGGCGGTGATCTCGCCGCAGCAGAACGTGCCATATGGAAGCACCGCGACGATCACTGCAACGGTTGCACTACCGAACTCCTCGGGATCGCCATCCGGCACCGTCTCAGCCCAGATCCAGGGCATCACCGGCAGCGTGTATTCGGCTACGCTTTCGCCAAATCCGGGCGGCAATACCGCTACGGCAAACATCAACATCGATGCCCCTTCTCCGCAGACGAATGCATATACAGTTCAGGTGACCTGCGCCGGCAACCAGGACTTCCAGTGCCAGTCGCCGAAGAACCTGACCTTCACCACGACCAAGGGCAACACGACGACGACTCTTAGTCTGTCGCCTTCTGCTCCGCTGGCGGGCCAACCGGTTACTTTGACTGCAGTCATCAATAACAACGGCAACGGCAAGCTAACCTATAGCTTTTCGGGTAACGTGTCGTTTTATGACAACGGCAAATTGATTGCGACAGCCGCGGTGGCAACGAATCAGGCCACAACCAGTCAGGCGCTCTCCGGCAATGTACAGCACAGCATTGTTGCGAAGTACAGCGGAGACTCCAACTGGAATACGAGCACATCATCACCGCAATCCGTTCAGCCTATTTTGTTGCCAGCGACGCTGACGTTGACTTCGAATACTGCGAAGTCGCTTGCTGGCGTTAATCTGATTTTGACTGCAACCGTTTATACGACGGCAACGAACTCCGTCGGTCCGACAGGCAATGTTGTCTTCTACGACACCTTCAATGGTTCGGTGGTGCAGCTGGGTACGGCCACGGCCGTGACGCCGAATGGCCCGAACCAATCGATTGCAGTTTTCTCGACAACGGGTCTTCTCGCCGGATCGCATAGTATCTACGCGATCTACAACGGTGATGCCAACTTCAACGCGGCAACATCCTCTACATTGCCGATTACGATAGCCGACTTTACCCTGACGAAGGTTCCTCAAACCCTTACGCTGAAGGCCGGTCAATCCGGCAAGGCCGTCATGCTGCTGGGAATGGTAGGTGGCTTCAATGGTACGGTCACCTTCGGATGCACACCTCCGCCCAACACAGAGACGACCTGTTCCTTCAGCCCAATCACACTGACCGGTGGCGGCAGCACAACGCTGCAGATTACGACAACGGCGGCGACAACAATAACGCAGACGTCAAAGAATCAACGCCCCGATAGCCAATGGAATTTGATTGGAGGTACGGCGCTGGCTGCGCTTCTCTGGATTGGCATTCCCAGGAGACGCGCCGGTTGGTCGAAGCTGCTTCTGCTGCTTGCTGCGGTTGCCGTAACAGCGAACTTCGGCTGTGGTACGGGCAAGACGAGCAGCGGTAGCGGCGGTGGCGGCGGTGGCACTATAACTGACCCGGGAACTCCGCTTGGCACGCTGACGTTCACCATCACGACGGCAGGCAGCGACGGCGTCAATACGGTTCGCCACACCGATCAATATCAAGTTACCGTTCAATAA